A window of Candidatus Pantoea floridensis contains these coding sequences:
- the flhB gene encoding flagellar biosynthesis protein FlhB — translation MSEESENDKTEDPTPHRKQKAREEGQIPRSRELTTLAMLLVGWGLMVSGGDHLARKLMHMLHNGLVFDRLLVSDPQHMLHHAGALLGSAFLAMLPFVGGLFITALVAPSIIGGLNLSGKAIKFSAKKLNPISGIKRLFSSQMLSEMTKAILKVSLAGIGGGLFLWLNKMKFIGLVFEPLGMALGDISRLLLGCMLVIILSLIPMVAFDVIYQLWSHFKKLRMSRQEIKDEFKNQEGDPQLKGRVRQLQRQMAQSRMMSDVPAADVVVNNPTHYSVALKYQEGSMGAPIVVASGSGLIALRIRELADENRVPMLEAPPLARALYRHCETGQPVPTELYNAVAEVLAWVYSLRRWRKGLGQRPQLPKDLPVPAALDFAQESKE, via the coding sequence ATGTCCGAAGAGAGTGAAAACGACAAAACGGAAGACCCCACACCCCACCGAAAACAGAAGGCCAGGGAAGAGGGACAGATTCCGCGCTCGCGTGAGTTAACCACGCTCGCGATGCTGCTGGTTGGCTGGGGATTGATGGTTTCCGGCGGCGATCATCTGGCGCGCAAACTGATGCATATGCTGCATAACGGTTTGGTGTTTGACCGGCTATTGGTGAGCGACCCTCAACATATGCTGCATCACGCCGGTGCGCTACTCGGCAGCGCCTTTCTGGCGATGCTGCCGTTTGTCGGCGGCCTGTTTATTACCGCCCTGGTGGCGCCTTCCATTATTGGCGGCCTCAATCTGAGCGGGAAAGCGATTAAGTTCAGCGCGAAGAAACTGAACCCGATCAGCGGTATCAAGCGCCTGTTCTCCTCGCAGATGCTGTCTGAAATGACTAAAGCGATTCTGAAAGTATCGCTGGCGGGGATCGGTGGCGGGCTGTTTCTCTGGCTCAACAAGATGAAGTTTATTGGGCTAGTGTTTGAACCGCTCGGCATGGCATTAGGTGACATTAGCCGCCTGCTGCTCGGCTGCATGCTGGTGATCATCCTGTCACTGATCCCGATGGTGGCCTTCGATGTGATTTACCAGCTGTGGAGCCACTTTAAAAAGCTGCGTATGAGTCGTCAGGAGATCAAAGACGAGTTCAAAAATCAGGAAGGTGATCCGCAGCTGAAAGGTCGCGTCAGGCAGCTTCAACGCCAGATGGCGCAATCACGCATGATGAGCGATGTGCCCGCAGCAGACGTGGTGGTGAACAACCCCACCCACTATTCGGTCGCGCTGAAATATCAAGAAGGCAGTATGGGGGCACCGATTGTGGTGGCCAGCGGTAGCGGTCTGATTGCGCTACGCATCCGTGAATTGGCGGACGAAAACCGCGTACCCATGCTGGAAGCGCCGCCGCTGGCGCGTGCCCTTTATCGCCATTGTGAAACGGGACAACCGGTTCCCACTGAATTGTATAACGCCGTAGCTGAAGTGCTGGCCTGGGTTTATAGCCTGCGTCGCTGGCGAAAAGGCTTAGGTCAACGCCCGCAGCTGCCGAAAGACCTTCCGGTTCCGGCCGCGCTGGATTTCGCACAAGAGAGTAAAGAGTGA
- the cheZ gene encoding protein phosphatase CheZ, giving the protein MSMASDNTKDLFLRIGQLTRLLRNSMANLGLEQAIMEVADAFPNTRDRLNYVVGKTSQAADRALTSVEVARPLQDTLSENATQLSARWDAWFANPQPLDDARELVKETRGYLQQVPELTQLTNRQLTEIMMAQDFQDLTGQVLQSLMHVIETVEKELINVLVENMGEREAVAPPEMENLKNGPQIDAMAEGIATSQDQVDDLLESLGF; this is encoded by the coding sequence ATGAGCATGGCTTCGGATAACACGAAAGATCTCTTTTTACGCATCGGCCAGCTGACTCGCCTGCTGCGTAATAGCATGGCCAATCTCGGGCTAGAGCAGGCGATTATGGAAGTGGCCGATGCCTTTCCCAATACCCGCGATCGCCTTAACTATGTGGTGGGTAAAACCTCACAGGCCGCCGATCGTGCGTTAACCAGCGTTGAAGTGGCCCGTCCGCTGCAGGATACGCTGAGCGAAAATGCAACGCAGCTGAGCGCACGCTGGGATGCCTGGTTCGCCAATCCACAGCCGCTGGACGATGCGCGCGAGCTGGTTAAAGAGACGCGCGGCTATCTGCAACAGGTACCGGAATTAACCCAGCTGACCAATCGCCAGCTGACCGAAATCATGATGGCGCAGGATTTCCAGGATCTCACCGGCCAGGTGCTACAAAGCCTGATGCATGTGATTGAGACCGTGGAGAAAGAGCTGATTAATGTGCTGGTTGAAAACATGGGTGAACGTGAAGCCGTCGCGCCGCCTGAGATGGAAAATCTGAAAAACGGTCCGCAAATCGATGCCATGGCAGAAGGCATCGCCACGTCTCAGGATCAGGTAGATGACCTGCTGGAGTCGCTCGGCTTCTAA
- the cheY gene encoding chemotaxis response regulator CheY yields the protein MTDKSLRFLVVDDFATMRRIVRNLLQDLGYKNIEEAEDGQDALNKLRAGEFDFVVSDWNMPNIDGLELLKTIRLDPAMAKMPVLMVTAEAKRENIIAAAQAGANGYIVKPFTAATLEEKLGKIFEKLG from the coding sequence ATGACGGATAAAAGCCTGCGTTTTCTGGTGGTCGATGACTTCGCCACCATGCGACGCATCGTACGTAACCTGCTGCAGGACCTGGGTTACAAGAACATTGAAGAAGCCGAAGACGGACAGGATGCGCTGAATAAGCTGCGTGCTGGCGAATTCGATTTCGTGGTCAGCGACTGGAACATGCCGAATATCGACGGTCTGGAACTGCTGAAAACCATTCGCCTCGATCCCGCTATGGCGAAAATGCCGGTGCTAATGGTTACCGCTGAAGCCAAACGCGAAAATATCATTGCCGCCGCCCAGGCCGGTGCCAATGGATACATCGTTAAGCCGTTTACCGCTGCCACGCTGGAAGAGAAGCTCGGCAAAATTTTTGAAAAACTTGGGTAA
- a CDS encoding protein-glutamate methylesterase/protein-glutamine glutaminase, with protein MKRIRVMAVDDSALMRNMLSAIINQQPDMEMVATAPDPLVARELIKKLNPDVLTLDIDMPRMDGLEFLSRLMRLRPMPVVMISSMTTQGSHTTLRALEQGAVDFIAKPDAHTNSDWQEWGERVVEKIRSSAKARVGQGHTSPQQRQPIFDARVGHESLIAIGSSTGGTEALRRVLVQMPVNCPGIVIAQHMPAGFTRSFAQRLDSLCAINVREAQDGERVQMGTALIAPGDLHMEIVRQGKGYAVRLSNALEVNRHRPSVDVLFHSVALHAGRHASAAILTGMGHDGARGMLALYNACAYTLAQSEATCVVFGMPREAIARGGVKAVVDLDDISQHLLDSFSHNKQRNRTSAGRSGDNSHDG; from the coding sequence GTGAAGCGGATTCGCGTCATGGCCGTGGATGATTCCGCACTGATGCGCAACATGCTCAGCGCCATCATCAATCAGCAGCCGGATATGGAAATGGTGGCCACCGCACCGGATCCGCTGGTGGCGCGCGAGCTGATCAAGAAACTCAATCCGGATGTGCTGACGCTGGATATCGATATGCCGCGCATGGATGGGCTGGAGTTTCTTTCCCGCCTGATGCGGCTGCGCCCAATGCCGGTCGTGATGATCTCATCCATGACCACGCAGGGTTCACACACCACTCTGCGTGCGCTGGAACAGGGCGCGGTGGATTTTATCGCCAAACCCGATGCGCACACCAACAGCGACTGGCAAGAGTGGGGCGAACGCGTGGTGGAGAAGATTCGCAGTTCGGCAAAAGCCCGGGTGGGCCAGGGTCACACCAGCCCGCAGCAGCGTCAGCCCATTTTTGACGCGCGCGTGGGTCACGAAAGTCTCATTGCCATCGGCTCCTCCACCGGCGGCACCGAAGCACTGCGCCGGGTGCTGGTGCAGATGCCGGTCAATTGCCCGGGGATTGTGATTGCCCAGCATATGCCCGCGGGCTTTACCCGCTCCTTTGCACAGCGCCTCGATTCGCTATGCGCGATCAACGTGCGTGAAGCGCAGGATGGTGAGCGCGTGCAGATGGGCACCGCGTTGATTGCGCCAGGCGATTTGCACATGGAGATCGTGCGTCAGGGCAAAGGTTATGCCGTTCGCCTGAGCAACGCGCTGGAAGTGAATCGCCATCGTCCTTCGGTGGATGTGCTGTTTCACTCGGTGGCGTTGCATGCCGGTCGACACGCCAGCGCCGCCATTCTCACCGGCATGGGCCACGACGGCGCGCGCGGCATGCTGGCGTTATACAACGCTTGCGCTTACACCCTGGCGCAAAGCGAAGCCACCTGCGTGGTGTTTGGCATGCCGCGCGAAGCCATTGCGCGGGGCGGCGTGAAAGCGGTGGTCGATCTCGATGATATCAGCCAGCACCTGCTGGACAGTTTTAGCCATAACAAACAACGAAACAGAACGTCTGCCGGACGTTCAGGAGACAACTCACATGACGGATAA
- a CDS encoding CheR family methyltransferase, whose product MSLITSNSARLLRHQLILSDGELARFGKLIYRRAGIVVNAHKREMIFNRLSRRVHELALNNFSEYAQILESHPEHPEWQTFINALTTNLTSFFREAHHFPVLAQHAHQRRNGYRVWCTAASTGEEPCSIAMTLNETLGASLSGPRIWASDIDTDVLARAEAGVYRLSDLDTLSLMQKRHYFLRGSGENSEMVKVKRELLASINYLQLNLLDANWASVPESVDAIFCRNVMIYFDAPTQERLLQRFARMLKPGGLLFVGHSEHFNYPNIPLRLRGQSVYEVLESRA is encoded by the coding sequence ATGAGCCTAATTACTAGCAACTCTGCGCGCTTATTACGTCATCAGCTGATTTTATCGGATGGCGAATTAGCGCGCTTTGGCAAATTAATTTACCGCCGCGCCGGCATTGTGGTTAATGCCCATAAACGCGAGATGATTTTTAATCGTCTTTCGCGTCGTGTGCATGAACTGGCGCTGAATAACTTCAGCGAGTACGCGCAGATTCTTGAATCCCATCCGGAACATCCGGAGTGGCAAACATTCATTAATGCGCTGACCACTAACCTGACCTCCTTCTTCCGTGAGGCACACCATTTTCCGGTGCTGGCGCAACACGCGCATCAACGCCGGAACGGCTACCGCGTGTGGTGCACCGCCGCCTCTACCGGTGAAGAGCCCTGCTCAATCGCCATGACGCTAAATGAAACGCTCGGCGCCTCCCTTTCCGGACCGCGTATCTGGGCCTCGGATATTGATACCGACGTGTTAGCCCGGGCCGAAGCGGGCGTCTACCGTCTGAGCGATTTAGACACGCTGTCGCTGATGCAGAAGCGCCACTATTTTTTACGCGGCTCGGGTGAGAACAGTGAAATGGTGAAGGTGAAGCGTGAACTGCTGGCGAGCATCAACTATCTGCAGCTCAACCTGCTGGATGCCAACTGGGCAAGCGTGCCTGAGTCTGTCGACGCGATTTTTTGCCGTAACGTGATGATCTACTTTGATGCACCTACCCAGGAGCGTCTGCTGCAACGCTTTGCCCGCATGCTGAAACCCGGTGGGTTGCTGTTTGTCGGCCATTCCGAGCATTTCAACTATCCGAATATCCCGCTGCGTCTGCGCGGACAGTCGGTATATGAAGTGCTGGAGAGCCGCGCGTGA
- the fliE gene encoding flagellar hook-basal body complex protein FliE: MSATLMRGVLDQIQTQAQQLSGAPKARLDAPEKGFSFSDALFNSINEINKTQLDAKNTTQQWMSGSSDIGLNDVMLSMQKSSISFSFGMQARNKMISAYQEIMNTPV; encoded by the coding sequence ATGTCAGCAACACTCATGCGTGGCGTGCTTGATCAGATCCAGACCCAGGCGCAGCAGCTTTCAGGCGCACCGAAAGCCAGACTGGACGCGCCCGAGAAAGGCTTCTCTTTTTCAGATGCGCTATTTAACAGTATCAATGAAATAAACAAAACTCAGCTCGATGCGAAGAATACCACGCAGCAATGGATGTCTGGCTCTAGTGATATTGGCCTGAATGACGTTATGCTCTCTATGCAGAAGTCATCAATTTCATTTAGCTTCGGCATGCAGGCGAGAAATAAGATGATTAGCGCCTATCAGGAAATAATGAACACGCCGGTTTAA